The Bemisia tabaci unplaced genomic scaffold, PGI_BMITA_v3 genome has a segment encoding these proteins:
- the LOC140225776 gene encoding uncharacterized protein isoform X1, which produces MVQTLNRLRYNNYNHNITNHHFIPICKQKWKCSLSPVKIMWKCHKCGKPVYFAERKQSLGYNWHPECLRCEECGKRLNPGQHAEHKGVPYCHVPCYGALFGPQLFGHGTRVESHTSFGKVENKAATPNMPRAHLETKLKLFNQYYDGRSGEIRSREVNGRLVLEGTLRIYWGVVSMIHLKEDDDQRTVVTIRKRNSVRSGIYNGYDVNSEVSKNSNHAEPQAPEENSSTVNHAATDVVDEAVNNAVDNSVDNSVDKSADSECKSVTLPSKLDIKQINWDELDELLQVERQTEDGDKLYQTMPSPLPSKISSLKQGESNTNGNGTDDLNKSSETTPLSDEHKSSDRYSKNFEDDIGDTALDSNETPVSQENFNTLTDSSDEEDMNESNQEVHSVRPIRAGSTAIRRRPGRRRAGFRAKLKRRCSINGHFYNRETSFFTPPFGSQMSVWVTSLVSTQEVINLMLDKYKVDSKPHNFALFVVRDNGEQRRLKDDEYPLLVRVMLGPHEEVAKLYLMDAHTTDEISCDVAQFLNLSSVECTAILARYYAEEKREIAKIEAKFAEMKRRMKQRMSQLKVRL; this is translated from the exons ATGGTACAAACATTAAACCGGTTGCGCTACAACAATTACAACCACAATATAACCAACCATCATTTCATACCAATTTGTAAACAAAAGTGGAAATGTTCCTTGTCTCCTGTCAAAATCATGTGGAAATGTCATAAATGTGGGAAACCAGTGTATTTTG CGGAAAGGAAACAATCACTTGGATACAACTGGCATCCAGAATGTCTTAGATGTGAGGAATGTGGGAAGCGTTTAAACCCAGGACAGCATGCTGAG cataaAGGAGTGCCATACTGTCATGTGCCATGCTATGGAGCCTTATTTGGGCCTCAGTTGTTCGGTCATGGAACCAGAGTTGAGTCGCATACTAGCTtcggaaaagttgaaaataaagCTGCCACACCAAATATGCCAAG GGCGCATTTGGAAACAAAACTAAAACTTTTCAATCAATATTATGATGGAAGAAGCGGAGAAATTAGGAGCAGGGAG gttaatggcaggctggttttagagggGACATTACGCATTTACTGGGGAGTCGTTAGCATGATCCACCTGAAAGAAGATGATGATCAGCGAACAGTTGTTACCATAAGAAAAAGGAACTCAGTACGCAGTGGGATCTATAATGGTTATGATGTAAATTCG GAAGtctctaaaaattcaaatcatgCTGAGCCACAAGCTCCAGAAGAAAATTCTTCAACAGTCAATCATGCTGCCACTGATGTAGTGGACGAAGCTGTGAATAATGCAGTTGATAACTCAGTTGACAACTCAGTTGACAAGTCTGCTGATAGTGAATGTAAATCTGTCACATTGCCATCAAAGCTGGATATCAAACAGATTAACTGGGATGAACTTGATGAACTTTTGCAG GTGGAACGGCAGACGGAAGATGGTGATAAACTATACCAAACAATGCCTTCACCTTTACCAAGTAAGATTAGCAGTTTGAAACAGGGAGAGAGCAACACTAATGGTAATGGAACAGATGATCTGAACAAATCATCTGAAACTACACCATTGTCTGATGAACACAAGAGCAGCGACAGGTATTCAAAGAATTTTGAAGACGACATTGGAGATACAGCATTAGATTCGAATGAAACACCAGTctctcaggaaaattttaatacCCTCACAGACTCAAGTGATGAAGAAGACATGAATGAATCAAATCAAGAGGTTCACTCTGTTCGTCCAATACGag CAGGTTCTACAGCAATTCGTAGGAGACCTGGTCGTAGACGGGCTGGGTTCCGTGCAAAACTGAAACGCAGGTGTTCAATCAATGGCCATTTTTATAACCGTGAAACTAGTTTTTTCACACCTCCTTTTGGTAGTCAGATGTCTGTCTGGGTTACATCACTCGTCTCAACCCAAGAAGTCATCAATTTGATGTTAGACAAGTATAAAGTTGACAGCAAGCCACATAACTTTGCTTTATTTGTAGTCCGAGACAATGGAG AACAAAGAAGGCTGAAAGATGATGAATACCCTTTACTGGTTCGTGTAATGCTAGGCCCTCATGAAGAAGTAGCAAAGTTATACCTGATGGACGCACATACCACTGATGAAATAAGTTGCGATGTTGCTCAGTTCTTAAATTTAAGTTCTGTTGAATGCACAGCAATTCTTGCAAGATATTATGcagaggaaaaaagggaaattgcTAAAATTGAAGCCAA atttGCAGAAATGAAACGGCGCATGAAGCAGAGGATGTCTCAGTTGAAAGTTCGATTGTAA
- the LOC109033294 gene encoding uncharacterized protein, whose product MELVKENINFANVCGDSLKGFLDRDDDTDLILKDHAWKKNNVSSDEFAYDLGPLIKEEPLGIWDSDSIDMETLEEESERDSLRMNDFDFNNGFADWVGSSVDDNCSNEQEPFLLDAMPSEYVKLEPSFNMEEETNSQCGDLLQDSEWVDSYKESAEDISNESEDQTEANNVSLSCQICKKTFHERMFLYNHLKEFHHCNIIFECDTCRKIFLSKSSLIAHLHTHSQRKAAEKKSSLSDASVESDGEESDDSPQSTVSCEICGKHFIEKIFLYNHLKAYHSCNVIFECDTCHKIFLNDKSLLAHLETHTKKNKRSKLLQCDICSKKFSWQLSLDQHRLKHYFERNYVCHICSKRFSQESELDLHKVSHSSDGLLQCNICLRKFARQCNLVQHKRVHNRTFTPKS is encoded by the coding sequence ATGGAGCttgtaaaagaaaatataaattttgcCAATGTGTGTGGAGACTCTTTGAAAGGATTTCTCGACCGTGACGATGATACCGATCTGATTTTGAAGGACCATgcgtggaaaaaaaataatgtaagtaGTGATGAATTTGCCTATGATCTCGGGCCACTCATCAAAGAGGAACCATTAGGTATTTGGGATAGTGACAGTATTGATATGGAGACTCTTGAGGAAGAATCAGAACGAGACTCTTTAAGAATGAATGACTTTGATTTTAATAATGGCTTTGCGGATTGGGTGGGGAGTTCAGTCGATGACAATTGTAGCAATGAGCAGGAACCATTTCTGCTTGATGCGATGCCATCCGAATATGTCAAGTTGGAGCCCAGCTTTAACATGGAAGAAGAAACAAATTCCCAATGTGGGGACTTGTTACAAGATTCCGAGTGGGTAGATAGTTATAAGGAGAGCGCAGAAGATATCTCAAATGAAAGTGAAGATCAGACTGAAGCTAATAATGTCTCTTTATCATgtcaaatttgcaaaaaaacctTTCATGAACGTATGTTCCTCTATAATCACTTGAAAGAATTCCATCAttgtaatattatttttgagtgTGACACCTGCCGAAAGATCTTTTTGAGCAAATCTAGTTTAATTGCTCATTTGCATACTCACTCGCAGAGAAAAGCTGCAGAGAAAAAATCCAGTTTGTCAGATGCTTCTGTTGAGTCTGATGGTGAAGAGTCGGATGATTCTCCTCAGTCTACTGTCTCCTGCGAAATTTGTGGCAAGCATTTTATCGAGAAAATATTCCTTTATAATCACTTAAAAGCGTATCATAGTTGCAATGTCATATTCGAATGCGACACTTgtcataaaatttttctcaatgacAAAAGCCTCCTTGCACATTTGGAAActcacacgaaaaaaaataaacgtagCAAGCTACTTCAGTGTGACATCTGCTCCAAAAAGTTCTCCTGGCAGTTGAGCCTAGACCAGCATAGGCTCAAGCATTATTTCGAGCGGAATTATGTTTGTCATATTTGCTCGAAAAGGTTTTCACAAGAAAGTGAATTAGATTTACATAAGGTCTCTCATTCCTCTGATGGTCTTCTTCAGTGTAATATTTGTTTAAGAAAATTTGCCAGACAATGTAACTTAGTTCAACATAAAAGGGTGCATAATCGTACGTTTACTCCTAAAAGTTAA
- the LOC140225776 gene encoding uncharacterized protein isoform X2, translated as MVQTLNRLRYNNYNHNITNHHFIPICKQKWKCSLSPVKIMWKCHKCGKPVYFAERKQSLGYNWHPECLRCEECGKRLNPGQHAEHKGVPYCHVPCYGALFGPQLFGHGTRVESHTSFGKVENKAATPNMPRAHLETKLKLFNQYYDGRSGEIRSREVNGRLVLEGTLRIYWGVVSMIHLKEDDDQRTVVTIRKRNSVRSGIYNGYDVNSEVSKNSNHAEPQAPEENSSTVNHAATDVVDEAVNNAVDNSVDNSVDKSADSECKSVTLPSKLDIKQINWDELDELLQVERQTEDGDKLYQTMPSPLPSKISSLKQGESNTNGNGTDDLNKSSETTPLSDEHKSSDRYSKNFEDDIGDTALDSNETPVSQENFNTLTDSSDEEDMNESNQEVHSVRPIRGSTAIRRRPGRRRAGFRAKLKRRCSINGHFYNRETSFFTPPFGSQMSVWVTSLVSTQEVINLMLDKYKVDSKPHNFALFVVRDNGEQRRLKDDEYPLLVRVMLGPHEEVAKLYLMDAHTTDEISCDVAQFLNLSSVECTAILARYYAEEKREIAKIEAKFAEMKRRMKQRMSQLKVRL; from the exons ATGGTACAAACATTAAACCGGTTGCGCTACAACAATTACAACCACAATATAACCAACCATCATTTCATACCAATTTGTAAACAAAAGTGGAAATGTTCCTTGTCTCCTGTCAAAATCATGTGGAAATGTCATAAATGTGGGAAACCAGTGTATTTTG CGGAAAGGAAACAATCACTTGGATACAACTGGCATCCAGAATGTCTTAGATGTGAGGAATGTGGGAAGCGTTTAAACCCAGGACAGCATGCTGAG cataaAGGAGTGCCATACTGTCATGTGCCATGCTATGGAGCCTTATTTGGGCCTCAGTTGTTCGGTCATGGAACCAGAGTTGAGTCGCATACTAGCTtcggaaaagttgaaaataaagCTGCCACACCAAATATGCCAAG GGCGCATTTGGAAACAAAACTAAAACTTTTCAATCAATATTATGATGGAAGAAGCGGAGAAATTAGGAGCAGGGAG gttaatggcaggctggttttagagggGACATTACGCATTTACTGGGGAGTCGTTAGCATGATCCACCTGAAAGAAGATGATGATCAGCGAACAGTTGTTACCATAAGAAAAAGGAACTCAGTACGCAGTGGGATCTATAATGGTTATGATGTAAATTCG GAAGtctctaaaaattcaaatcatgCTGAGCCACAAGCTCCAGAAGAAAATTCTTCAACAGTCAATCATGCTGCCACTGATGTAGTGGACGAAGCTGTGAATAATGCAGTTGATAACTCAGTTGACAACTCAGTTGACAAGTCTGCTGATAGTGAATGTAAATCTGTCACATTGCCATCAAAGCTGGATATCAAACAGATTAACTGGGATGAACTTGATGAACTTTTGCAG GTGGAACGGCAGACGGAAGATGGTGATAAACTATACCAAACAATGCCTTCACCTTTACCAAGTAAGATTAGCAGTTTGAAACAGGGAGAGAGCAACACTAATGGTAATGGAACAGATGATCTGAACAAATCATCTGAAACTACACCATTGTCTGATGAACACAAGAGCAGCGACAGGTATTCAAAGAATTTTGAAGACGACATTGGAGATACAGCATTAGATTCGAATGAAACACCAGTctctcaggaaaattttaatacCCTCACAGACTCAAGTGATGAAGAAGACATGAATGAATCAAATCAAGAGGTTCACTCTGTTCGTCCAATACGag GTTCTACAGCAATTCGTAGGAGACCTGGTCGTAGACGGGCTGGGTTCCGTGCAAAACTGAAACGCAGGTGTTCAATCAATGGCCATTTTTATAACCGTGAAACTAGTTTTTTCACACCTCCTTTTGGTAGTCAGATGTCTGTCTGGGTTACATCACTCGTCTCAACCCAAGAAGTCATCAATTTGATGTTAGACAAGTATAAAGTTGACAGCAAGCCACATAACTTTGCTTTATTTGTAGTCCGAGACAATGGAG AACAAAGAAGGCTGAAAGATGATGAATACCCTTTACTGGTTCGTGTAATGCTAGGCCCTCATGAAGAAGTAGCAAAGTTATACCTGATGGACGCACATACCACTGATGAAATAAGTTGCGATGTTGCTCAGTTCTTAAATTTAAGTTCTGTTGAATGCACAGCAATTCTTGCAAGATATTATGcagaggaaaaaagggaaattgcTAAAATTGAAGCCAA atttGCAGAAATGAAACGGCGCATGAAGCAGAGGATGTCTCAGTTGAAAGTTCGATTGTAA